The sequence below is a genomic window from Pseudomonas cannabina.
GACTTGGTTCGTATTTTTCCTGATACAGTTTTCTTGCGAAGGCTGCGTTGAAGTGACTCAACCTGTTGCCTTGCTTGCGCTCGAGATATTTCTTTCCGAGAGTAACGTCTAGAGATTCTTCTCAGTTTCTCATCAACAAGATTGGAATAGTCTTTGTGCGATCCGTTGTGGTAGACCTTCTTTCCAATCGCTTTTGCTTTAGCTTCACTATCAGGCATGAGCAACCCATTGCTTGCCTTGTCACGTGTTCCATCCATTCCAATCTTGTTCATAAACCCTTCGTGGCGATTCCATACCTGCACTGGAATAACATGCTGCGCCTGCATGTTGTCCCCTACAACCCCACCCAACGATCTATCCAGCGCAGAACTCGGACTCCATCCCCACGGGTCCACCCAACCAATAGGGTTAGGCCCATAAGCATAGGTATTCAACCCCCCCGCCAACCCAATCGGGTCCGGCGTGGTAAACCGGCCGATGTCCGGATCATAAAACCTGAAGGTGTTGTAATGCAGCCCCGTTTCGCGATCGAGGTACTGGCCCTGGAATCTCAGGTTCTGTTCTTCGATGTAGTAGGGCTCACGGATTTCTTCGACGGTGTTGCCCCAGACCCGGTAGCGTGCTTGCCAGACGGTCTGGCCGTCGTTTTCGGTCAGTTGTTCGGGCAGGCCGTTGAGGTCGTTGTGGTAGTAGCGGATCTTTTGCAGTGCGCCGGTGCCATCGACGCGGGCCAGAGGTTCGTAGCCGTCGTCGGGGTATACGTAGAGGCTGGTCTGACTGTGTTTCTGTTCTTGCAGCAGGCGCATGCCGTCCCAAGTGAAGTGCGTTTCGCCGAGCGGGAAGCCGTGCTCGTCATGCTCGGTCTTGGCGATTCGTCGCCCTAGCGGGTCGTAGGCCATTCTCACCACGGTGTTGCGCGCGCCGCCGTGGTTGCGCACTTCAATCAACTGATGTTCTGCGTCGTAGATAAAGCGCTGCACCCGCTGGCTGCCGCTACGCTTTTCGATCATGCGGCCGAAGGCGTCGTAGCGGTAGCGTTTGTCCTGATAGGTCAGCAGTTTGTTATGCACCACCAGCCCCGCGCTTTTCGGCGGTCCGTCGAGGAGGTTGGCTGCGGCGTCGTAAGCGAAGGTTTCGTTCTGACCCTGAACGTTGTCCTGACTGGCGATGATGCTGCCGGTGGCGTCGTAATGCAGCAACTGGCGATGGTCGCCGCGCGGCTGCTGGTCCAGGCGGCCAATCAGGTTGTCTGCCGGGTCGAAGTCGAAGTGTTTCTGCACGGTTGCCGGGAGAATCGGTGACTGGCTTGCGAGCCTGCGTTTGCGCGAGCGCAGTCGGCCGCTGCGGTCGTATTCGCTGCGGGTAATGATCTGACCCTGCGTGCGCAGCACTTCGCGATGCAAGCGGTCGCGCTCGAAATCGCTGATGACCTGGCCGTCCAGATTGATCTGGTGTAGATGCCCGCTGCCGTAATACAACTGATTGAGCCAGCGGCCGTCAGGCAGTTGCGTCTGGAGCAGATTGCCCAACTCGTCGTAATGGTATTTCAGGCTGCCTGCCGCGCTTTGCTCTTCCAGCAACTGGCCGAGCGCGTCATAGCTGAAACTCAGGCGCTGCGCCTCGCCCGCCTGGTTTGTGAACGTCACGCCGGTCAGTTGATCAACCGGGTTGTACTGGTAAGCCGTTCTGCCGTCGTCGGTGACTTTGGCCATCAATCGCCCGACCGCATCGCGCTCCAGCGCGTGAACGATGGGCGCAACCGGGTCGTCCGGAACCACGGCCAGCCCATTGCCGAAGGGAGCGGGGATGTATTCCAGGTGTATGACGCTGGCCAGTGCGTCGTAGGTGTAGCGCCGACCGCTGCCGTCCAGATCCTGCTGCTGCGTCAGCCGGTCGCCTGCGTCCCACGCAAACCGATAGCTTTCAGCGTTCTCGTTGGTCAGTGCCAGCAGGCGGCCGTACGCGTCGTAGCTGAATTGCACCGAACGCCCAACCGCGTCCAAGCGCTGACGCACGCGTCCAAGCCGGTCATAGTGATAGCGAGTGGTGTGCCCTGCGGGGTCGATATAGCCGATGAGCTGACCGCTGCCATCGCGCTGATACTGCTCGATGCGGTCATCGGGTAACTGACAGTGCAGCAGACGGCCCTGGCGATCGTGCTCATAGAGCGTGCGCTCGCCCAGCGCATCGGTCACGACCTGCAAATAACCTTGCCGGTCGTAACTGAACCGGGTCGGGTAACCCGAGCAGTCAATGTGCTCGATCAGTTGCCCGAGATCGTTCCATTCAAGGGTTTTGTGCTTGCCGGTGGCATCAATGATCTCGATGGTCTGGCCGCGTTCGTCGTAGCGGTATTGTGTTGCCTGACCCAGCGGGTCTGCCTCGGCAATGCAGTTGCCACGCTGGTCGTAGCGATAGCTCCACTGGTTGCCGGCCGCATCGGTTTCCACCAGCGGCAGTGACCAGAGTTCCAGCCACAGAACCGATTCGCGACGGCCGAGCGGGTCAAGCGTTTCGCTCAGATTGCCCGCTTCGTCGTAACTGTACTGATACTGCCCGCCCACGGGATCGATGGCGCTCAGCAGCTGGCGCTCGTCACTCCAGCTGAAGCGCCAGGTGTTGCCCAGCGCGTCGGTGTAGTCGGTGATCTGGTGCTGCGCATCCCAGTGGCGCACGCTGATACGTTGCAGGCCGTCGATGACGCGGGTGATGCCGTTGCGCAAATCGTAATCGAAGGTGTAGCTGTCGCCTTCGTCGGTCCAGTGCCGGACCACGCGCCACTCGACACCGTCCACCTGCGCCCACTCATAAAAACAGCGCAGGCCGGTGGGCAACTGGTGCTCGACCATGCGCTGACCCACGTCATAGGTGAAGCGTCGCTGGACCTGGCCCAGCGCATCGCGAACTTCGGCCAGATGGCCAAGACCGTCGTAGTCGTAGCTGACCAATACATCACGCTGCTGATCGGCAAACAGCCGTTCAACGCGCTGCACGCGGTCGGGCCATTGCGCGCTGTAGATCAGCTCAACCTGCACCAGGTCCAGCGTATCGCGCAGACGAATCAGTTTTCCTGCGGCGTCGTAATCCAGGTAAATCCGGTTGTCATTTCGGTCGCCCAGTTGGCTGAGGCGCAGGAGGGCAGAGTCTGCAAGTGTCGGTTCGAACAACCGGTATAGCCCGTCATCACTCTCGATCAGCAACTGGCCGTTGTCGTTGCGGCGCACCGCCAGCCCCTCGCCAGCGCTGAAAACCGCGCCGCCCAGAGCGATTGAGCCCATGTCGATGCGTCGGGCCTGCTCATCGGTGTAAATCAGCCGCTCGCCACCATCAGGATGCGGCTCGATCTGCACGCTGATTTCATAGGGGACGCTCCAGCCGGCACCGAGCAGGCTGTGACGTCGCTCATCGCGACTGTTGTAAAAGCGCTGCCAGTCGATGAGCAAGACGCCCGGCAGTACGAAGTCGAGTTCGTCGTCGCCCCCCAGTACCTTGGCACCTGTGGCAGCATGCACCGGATTGGGCGAGCCGGACATCGCGTTGTTCAGCGCCCCGGTGACCTGGCTGACGACATAACCGTTCACGGCCGACAGCAGCATGCAGGGCAGGTTGGCACGAAACTTACCCTTGCCGCCTTTGAGCATCATGAGGACGGTCAGCGCCAGGCCGACGCCAGGCGTCTTACCGCTGCGGATTTCCCGCACCACCACCGAATCGCCACCGATGGTCACGTTGGATGAGACCATTCCCGACGACACCACCTTAGCTTCGCAGGTGCTGCGGTCGCCGCTACGTACGGCGGGCTGGCCGTTGATGCTGACCTTTTCCGAACCTTCCGCGAGAAACTGCGGCGGCATCGGCGGATGCTTCATGCAGGTGACCAGATCCAGCGGCTTGGGCACCGCACCGGGCACCGGCTCTGCGACGGTGGGCTGCCAGAGCTGCGAGAAAAAGCCCTTGGCCATGTCCAGAAAGCCGGACTCTTCCGGCTTGCCGACGCTCATGAGGTTCGGCCCGGTGTGCGGGGCTTCTTCGTTTTCAGCGTCTTCCTGTTCGCTGTCCAGTGAGCGCAGCGGGTTCATCTGCGACGGCACGGCGCCAGCCGCGCGTGCAGCCGGAATCGAGTTGATCAGCGTGTCGGTAGAGCCGGTGAGAATCGTGGCCTGTACCGTGGGCGGGAACAGGCCATTGGCAATCGTTTCGCATAAATCAGTGAGCCCTCGGTCTGCCCCGGTCCTGCTCATCGCCAGACCGACGATCACCCCCACCACCGCACCGAGCACACAGGCACCCAGCCCGCCGGTGGCAACGGTAATGCCGGTAGCCGCCACCACCGCCATTGTGGCCAGCGACCCGATGGCGGCGTAAGCGGCGACCTCGAGCACGCCGCCCAGGATATCGGCCATCATCGAGCTGTGTTCGAGACCGTCGCCCAGTCGGGCAGCCCATAACGCGTCAGACATTCAGGG
It includes:
- a CDS encoding RHS repeat-associated core domain-containing protein, which produces MSDALWAARLGDGLEHSSMMADILGGVLEVAAYAAIGSLATMAVVAATGITVATGGLGACVLGAVVGVIVGLAMSRTGADRGLTDLCETIANGLFPPTVQATILTGSTDTLINSIPAARAAGAVPSQMNPLRSLDSEQEDAENEEAPHTGPNLMSVGKPEESGFLDMAKGFFSQLWQPTVAEPVPGAVPKPLDLVTCMKHPPMPPQFLAEGSEKVSINGQPAVRSGDRSTCEAKVVSSGMVSSNVTIGGDSVVVREIRSGKTPGVGLALTVLMMLKGGKGKFRANLPCMLLSAVNGYVVSQVTGALNNAMSGSPNPVHAATGAKVLGGDDELDFVLPGVLLIDWQRFYNSRDERRHSLLGAGWSVPYEISVQIEPHPDGGERLIYTDEQARRIDMGSIALGGAVFSAGEGLAVRRNDNGQLLIESDDGLYRLFEPTLADSALLRLSQLGDRNDNRIYLDYDAAGKLIRLRDTLDLVQVELIYSAQWPDRVQRVERLFADQQRDVLVSYDYDGLGHLAEVRDALGQVQRRFTYDVGQRMVEHQLPTGLRCFYEWAQVDGVEWRVVRHWTDEGDSYTFDYDLRNGITRVIDGLQRISVRHWDAQHQITDYTDALGNTWRFSWSDERQLLSAIDPVGGQYQYSYDEAGNLSETLDPLGRRESVLWLELWSLPLVETDAAGNQWSYRYDQRGNCIAEADPLGQATQYRYDERGQTIEIIDATGKHKTLEWNDLGQLIEHIDCSGYPTRFSYDRQGYLQVVTDALGERTLYEHDRQGRLLHCQLPDDRIEQYQRDGSGQLIGYIDPAGHTTRYHYDRLGRVRQRLDAVGRSVQFSYDAYGRLLALTNENAESYRFAWDAGDRLTQQQDLDGSGRRYTYDALASVIHLEYIPAPFGNGLAVVPDDPVAPIVHALERDAVGRLMAKVTDDGRTAYQYNPVDQLTGVTFTNQAGEAQRLSFSYDALGQLLEEQSAAGSLKYHYDELGNLLQTQLPDGRWLNQLYYGSGHLHQINLDGQVISDFERDRLHREVLRTQGQIITRSEYDRSGRLRSRKRRLASQSPILPATVQKHFDFDPADNLIGRLDQQPRGDHRQLLHYDATGSIIASQDNVQGQNETFAYDAAANLLDGPPKSAGLVVHNKLLTYQDKRYRYDAFGRMIEKRSGSQRVQRFIYDAEHQLIEVRNHGGARNTVVRMAYDPLGRRIAKTEHDEHGFPLGETHFTWDGMRLLQEQKHSQTSLYVYPDDGYEPLARVDGTGALQKIRYYHNDLNGLPEQLTENDGQTVWQARYRVWGNTVEEIREPYYIEEQNLRFQGQYLDRETGLHYNTFRFYDPDIGRFTTPDPIGLAGGLNTYAYGPNPIGWVDPWGWSPSSALDRSLGGVVGDNMQAQHVIPVQVWNRHEGFMNKIGMDGTRDKASNGLLMPDSEAKAKAIGKKVYHNGSHKDYSNLVDEKLRRISRRYSRKEISRAQARQQVESLQRSLRKKTVSGKIRTKSSTGRLCLRRRCKNSQLSPPLAH